One Geotrypetes seraphini chromosome 15, aGeoSer1.1, whole genome shotgun sequence genomic window carries:
- the RAB34 gene encoding ras-related protein Rab-34 isoform X2, giving the protein MSVLPPVRRDRIVGELPQCFKKEASLHLRTSFHPKVVSACQEQRTGTVGFKISKIIVVGDLSVGKTCLINRFCKNTFDMNYKATIGVDFEMERFEVLGVPFSLQLWDTAGQERFKCIASTYYRGAQAIIITFDVNNVVSLEHTRQWLQDALKENDPSSVQLFLVGAQKDLSSPSQYALIEKDALKVAREMGAEYWAISSLTGENVKEFFFRVASLTFESSVLAELEKRRARNIGDVVRINNNDNNLYLTTKKRKSKCCQ; this is encoded by the exons ATGAGCGTGCTGCCCCCAGTCCGGAGGGATAGGATTGTGGGAGAGCTGCCTCAG TGTTTTAAGAAAGAGGCATCTCTGCACTTAAGAACTTCTTTCCACCCCAAGGTCGTCAGTGCATGCCAAGAACAGCGAACTGGAACAGTTGG ATTCAAAATCTCCAAAATAATAGTGGTGGGAGACCTGTCCGTTGGGAAGACCTGCTTAATTAACCG GTTTTGCAAAAACACTTTTGACATGAATTACAAGGCTACTATTGGGGTGGACTTTGAGATGGAACGTTTTGAGGTGCTGGGCGTTCCCTTTAGTTTGCAACT GTGGGACACTGCTGGTCAAGAGAGGTTTAAATGCATCGCTTCCACATACTACAGAGGAGCACAAG CTATAATCATTACTTTTGATGTGAACAATGTAGTATCCCTGGAACACACTAG GCAATGGCTGCAGGATGCTTTGAAGGAAAATGATCCCTCATCTGTTCAGCTCTTTCTGGTTGGAGCACAGAAAGATCTCAGT TCTCCTTCACAATATGCCCTAATTGAGAAGGATGCCCTTAAAGTAGCCAGAGAGATGGGGGCAGAATACTGGGCCATCTCCTCCCTAACAG GAGAGAATGTGAAGGAGTTCTTTTTCCGTGTGGCATCTCTGACCTTTGAGAGCAGTGTGTTGGCTgagctggaaaagaggagagcTAGGAACATCGGCGATGTTGTCC gaattaACAATAACGACAACAACTTGTACCTGACAACgaagaaaagaaaatcaaagtGCTGTCAATAA
- the RAB34 gene encoding ras-related protein Rab-34 isoform X1, whose translation MSVLPPVRRDRIVGELPQCFKKEASLHLRTSFHPKVVSACQEQRTGTVGRFKISKIIVVGDLSVGKTCLINRFCKNTFDMNYKATIGVDFEMERFEVLGVPFSLQLWDTAGQERFKCIASTYYRGAQAIIITFDVNNVVSLEHTRQWLQDALKENDPSSVQLFLVGAQKDLSSPSQYALIEKDALKVAREMGAEYWAISSLTGENVKEFFFRVASLTFESSVLAELEKRRARNIGDVVRINNNDNNLYLTTKKRKSKCCQ comes from the exons ATGAGCGTGCTGCCCCCAGTCCGGAGGGATAGGATTGTGGGAGAGCTGCCTCAG TGTTTTAAGAAAGAGGCATCTCTGCACTTAAGAACTTCTTTCCACCCCAAGGTCGTCAGTGCATGCCAAGAACAGCGAACTGGAACAGTTGG CAGATTCAAAATCTCCAAAATAATAGTGGTGGGAGACCTGTCCGTTGGGAAGACCTGCTTAATTAACCG GTTTTGCAAAAACACTTTTGACATGAATTACAAGGCTACTATTGGGGTGGACTTTGAGATGGAACGTTTTGAGGTGCTGGGCGTTCCCTTTAGTTTGCAACT GTGGGACACTGCTGGTCAAGAGAGGTTTAAATGCATCGCTTCCACATACTACAGAGGAGCACAAG CTATAATCATTACTTTTGATGTGAACAATGTAGTATCCCTGGAACACACTAG GCAATGGCTGCAGGATGCTTTGAAGGAAAATGATCCCTCATCTGTTCAGCTCTTTCTGGTTGGAGCACAGAAAGATCTCAGT TCTCCTTCACAATATGCCCTAATTGAGAAGGATGCCCTTAAAGTAGCCAGAGAGATGGGGGCAGAATACTGGGCCATCTCCTCCCTAACAG GAGAGAATGTGAAGGAGTTCTTTTTCCGTGTGGCATCTCTGACCTTTGAGAGCAGTGTGTTGGCTgagctggaaaagaggagagcTAGGAACATCGGCGATGTTGTCC gaattaACAATAACGACAACAACTTGTACCTGACAACgaagaaaagaaaatcaaagtGCTGTCAATAA